From one Paenibacillus terrae HPL-003 genomic stretch:
- the alsS gene encoding acetolactate synthase AlsS, whose product MIALSTKVQAIHAKTGTKGADLVVDCLIKQGVTHIFGIPGAKIDSVFDVLQERGPELIVCRHEQNAAFMAAAVGRLTGKPGVCLVTSGPGASNLATGLVTANAESDPVVALAGAVPRSERLKRTHQSMDNAGLFEPITKYSVEVEHPDSVPEAITNAFRIATSAQPGATFVSLPQDVLTSSSEVTAIEKLSLPQLGTAPAGLIKQVAGQISQAKLPVLLLGMKASTPEATAAIRALIQNTDLPVVETFQAAGAISRELEDHYFGRVGLFHNQPGDMLLGAADLVLTIGYDPIEYDPKNWNIPANRTLIHLDDHQADIDHDYQPDYELIGNIALIVRSLAEELPTLKLSETSCAQLNRLRHDLNEQAAVPVRKHDYLIHPLQFIRTLRSLIDDNVTVTCDVGSHYIWMARYFRSYEPRRLLFSNGMQTLGVALPWGIAATLVNPGQKVVSISGDGGFLFSSMELETAVRLNSPLVHIVWRDGTYDMVAFQQQIKYGRTSGVEFGDVDVVKYAESFGATGLRVHSPEELESVLQQALHTDGPVVVDIPIDYQDNIQLGRKLLPNQLN is encoded by the coding sequence GTGATCGCGTTGAGCACAAAAGTGCAAGCTATCCATGCTAAAACCGGTACAAAAGGAGCTGACCTCGTTGTAGATTGCTTGATTAAACAAGGGGTAACACACATTTTTGGCATTCCAGGTGCCAAGATTGACTCGGTTTTTGATGTCCTTCAAGAACGCGGCCCTGAGCTGATCGTATGCCGTCACGAGCAAAATGCCGCATTTATGGCTGCCGCCGTCGGTCGCCTAACTGGTAAACCGGGCGTATGTCTCGTTACCTCCGGCCCCGGTGCGTCGAATTTGGCTACAGGACTTGTCACCGCAAATGCGGAAAGTGATCCCGTCGTCGCTCTCGCTGGTGCAGTCCCAAGATCCGAACGTTTGAAGCGCACCCACCAATCTATGGATAACGCCGGGTTATTCGAGCCTATCACCAAATACAGTGTGGAAGTGGAGCATCCCGATAGTGTGCCGGAAGCCATTACCAACGCATTTCGGATTGCGACCTCAGCACAGCCTGGAGCAACCTTTGTCAGTCTACCGCAGGACGTGTTGACTTCGTCATCCGAAGTAACCGCCATTGAGAAGCTTTCCCTTCCACAGCTTGGAACCGCACCAGCCGGACTTATCAAACAAGTAGCGGGCCAAATCAGCCAAGCCAAGTTACCTGTTCTTTTACTCGGTATGAAAGCCAGCACTCCCGAAGCTACAGCAGCCATCCGCGCACTCATTCAGAACACGGATCTACCTGTCGTTGAAACCTTCCAGGCTGCCGGAGCCATTTCCCGCGAACTGGAGGACCATTATTTTGGCCGAGTGGGCTTGTTCCACAATCAGCCGGGTGACATGCTCCTTGGAGCCGCAGATCTGGTGCTGACCATTGGCTATGACCCCATTGAATACGATCCGAAAAACTGGAACATTCCTGCAAACCGAACCCTCATTCATCTTGATGACCATCAAGCGGATATCGACCATGATTATCAACCGGATTACGAGCTGATTGGTAATATAGCTCTGATCGTGCGTAGTCTCGCAGAAGAATTGCCTACATTAAAGCTGTCTGAAACCTCATGCGCCCAACTGAACCGTCTCCGCCACGATTTAAACGAGCAAGCTGCCGTCCCTGTCCGCAAGCACGACTATCTGATTCATCCATTACAATTCATTCGTACTCTGCGCAGCCTGATTGATGATAATGTCACGGTCACCTGCGATGTTGGTTCCCACTACATTTGGATGGCCCGGTATTTCCGCTCCTATGAGCCGCGGCGTCTTCTATTCAGTAACGGGATGCAGACGCTGGGTGTAGCTCTTCCCTGGGGCATTGCTGCCACTCTCGTCAATCCCGGTCAGAAAGTCGTTTCCATTTCCGGCGACGGAGGATTTCTTTTCTCATCCATGGAGCTTGAAACCGCCGTACGTCTCAACTCCCCACTTGTTCACATCGTATGGAGAGACGGCACCTACGACATGGTCGCTTTTCAACAACAGATTAAATATGGCAGAACATCCGGCGTAGAATTCGGAGATGTGGATGTCGTGAAATATGCCGAGAGCTTCGGGGCAACCGGATTGCGTGTACATTCCCCTGAAGAACTGGAAAGCGTATTGCAACAGGCACTACATACCGATGGCCCCGTGGTCGTCGATATTCCGATTGATTATCAGGATAATATCCAATTGGGACGTAAACTGCTGCCCAATCAGTTAAACTGA